The nucleotide sequence TAAAGATTCTATATTCAATGGTACAAAAATTGAAGATTTGGATTTTTCATTAAAAATACAAGAGAACAAGCTAGTTGCAGACAAAATAAAGTTATTCGGAGAAGATTTCGACATTACCGGTAGTGTAAAAATATTAGTGGATCAAAAATACACTAAGCCTTTATTAGACGTAAACCTTACAGGTAATAAATTTAATGGAAATATCTTTAAATTACCAAAACTATTAGAGGTAAAAAGAAACTCAAAAAATGAAATAAATCAAATTCAATGGTCAACAAAGCAGCTTAATTTTTTAGATGAGAAAGGAGATTTTGATGCAAACGTGCAAATCAAAACTACAGAATTTAAAATTGGGCAAAACGTCTTAAAAGATTTTAACTTGGATACAGTGATAAGAAACAACACTATCACCATCAAACAGATAAGTTACATACTAGAACATGGACAAATGTTTTTTCAGGGTTATCTAAAAGCAGGCTCAATTCACACAAAATTTTCTATTGCAAATTTGGACACCAAGGAAGTTATAGGAGTTAATAACATAAATGGTAAGATAAGCTTAAGTGGTGAAATCAAAACTCAAGGGACAAGCTTTAATGATTGGGCTAGTAACTTATCAGGAAATGTAAACTTTCAAGCACAGAAAATAGAGTTTACAAATGTGGATTTTAATTCATTCATCACTAAGTTGTTAAGCAGTAAGAATAAACCTGAAATTTCCAAGCTTGCTTACGTTGATATATATAATGGCAGTACGCTTTTTGAAAATATTAATGGAAAAGTAAGTATCAAAAATGGTATATGTTCAACTAGTTCACAGTTTAGTATCGATCAAGCATCAGGTTCTATCTCTTCTAATTTAATCTTATCTAACTTCTCCTTAAATTCTATATTCAGACTTTTTTTCATACTACCAAACCATAACAGCCCTCTTTATATCGAGGCACACTTAGATGGCCCTATTTGGAGTCCTAAGATGAGTTTTGACGTAGATCAAATCTTTACCACTTTTAATTGGCAAGAAAAATAGTCAACTCTTTTATATCTATTCAGATACAATTTAGGAGGCAGTAAGCTTCATCTACCTCAAGTTCATTTGTGTTTTATTAACAATAAGACTGACTAATTACTTGCAACTCTTCAATTCTTATGTCACTGCAGCTTGTACTTGGACTCTCTATATCTCCAAGCAATAACCTCGTTATCTCTGTGTAGCCTTTGAAAACAGATAAATGTAAAACAGTCTTGCTAGAATTATCTACTATATTAACATTTGCTCCGTTTTTAAGCAATAATTTTACCACATTCTTATGGCCTCCCTGAACAGCTAAATATAGAGGAGTAGCACCGAAACGATTTCTTACATCAATATCTGCTCCGTTTTTAAGCAATAATTCCACCTCCTCTTTACAATTTCCGCAAGCAGCATAATGTAAAGGAGTAAAACCATAATTGTCCACTGCATTAACATTTGCTCCGTTTTTAAGCAATAATTTCATTTCCTCTAAGCGATTTCCGTAAGCAGCATAATGTAAAGGGACAAGACCATCATTGTCTGTTGGATTAGCATCTTGTTTGCCTCTCAACGATAATTCCATATGAGGAAGATTAAATCGATAATTACTTACTGAATTTTCTTGTTCTTGATACATAAAATACCCCCATTTTATTACAGCTTAGTATAAATATCTACACTATATAAATATCAATTCAACGCATCAACACCTGGTAACGGTAAAAGTTTCCTTTTTCATAATACACGTAGATCAACTGAACCTATGCCTAACCTGGCTAGCTCCCTGCAGTTGTTCAGCACTTGGATTATCCAAATTCTGACTTGGAAATGCCTCTATAATGTTCTTTAACTCTTTATCTGTTAAGTGATAAGTTATTTCGTTAAAAACTTGACATAACACCTGCAAATTAGAATTCTCTATAGCTGCTCTACTTTTATCTAACAAATCCCTTCTGGCCAATGACTTATCAAATTGGCTTACTATCTTATCAGCGTGTTCAGGAAATTCTGATATACATTCCAATTTGTCAGAATACCTTATTTCATCATATTCTCTATCAGACAAATAACCTGCTAATTTATTCTCATCATTCTCTCGCAGAAACTGATATAATGATATATTGCTGTTATTAAGCTTGATGTTCATCATCTCA is from Wolbachia endosymbiont (group B) of Hofmannophila pseudospretella and encodes:
- a CDS encoding ankyrin repeat domain-containing protein, with the translated sequence MYQEQENSVSNYRFNLPHMELSLRGKQDANPTDNDGLVPLHYAAYGNRLEEMKLLLKNGANVNAVDNYGFTPLHYAACGNCKEEVELLLKNGADIDVRNRFGATPLYLAVQGGHKNVVKLLLKNGANVNIVDNSSKTVLHLSVFKGYTEITRLLLGDIESPSTSCSDIRIEELQVISQSYC